A DNA window from Brassica napus cultivar Da-Ae chromosome C1, Da-Ae, whole genome shotgun sequence contains the following coding sequences:
- the LOC106373668 gene encoding agamous-like MADS-box protein AGL80, with amino-acid sequence MGKKKMDLTYITDGRAREATFNLRKEELNQKLYELHVLCDVDTCAVIYNQYDPNPEVWPSNSEVKSVLEKFEMLSEKEKTCRSVNHEEFLHQMIEKARTKRQKQNDQNKEKYMRELMFAFLNGNIEDLSLNNDDRSELCSFIDQYLKELVQHKNQTLNNPNFEIGQSSSMALDLNIAQTSIAEAGSSSFQVSKTSRSSELTKMLQSVISTYHSDLPLDNFVASVPSTSSNEEVYIPVMNQVRAYD; translated from the coding sequence ATGGGGAAGAAAAAGATGGACCTAACTTACATTACCGATGGCAGGGCAAGGGAAGCAACTTTCAACTTAAGGAAGGAAGAATTGAATCAGAAACTCTATGAGCTCCATGTTCTTTGCGACGTTGATACATGTGCGGTCATCTACAATCAATACGACCCTAATCCAGAGGTATGGCCATCGAACTCAGAGGTTAAAAGTGTATTAGAGAAGTTTGAGATGTTGTCAGAGAAAGAGAAGACATGTAGATCGGTGAACCATGAAGAATTTCTCCATCAGATGATCGAAAAAGCCAGGACGAAAAGACAGAAACAGAATGACCAAAACAAGGAGAAATACATGAGGGAGCTCATGTTCGCGTTTCTCAATGGGAACATTGAAGATTTGAGTTTAAACAATGATGATCGTTCTGAGCTGTGTAGTTTCATTGATCAATATCTTAAGGAGCTTGTTCAGCATAAGAACCAAACCTTAAACAATCCAAATTTTGAAATCGGCCAGTCTTCCTCAATGGCTCTGGACTTGAACATAGCACAAACCTCTATTGCTGAAGCAGGTTCGTCTTCCTTTCAGGTCTCCAAAACCTCTAGGTCTTCTGAACTAACCAAAATGTTGCAGTCCGTAATCTCTACATACCATAGTGATTTACCGCTTGACAATTTTGTTGCAAGTGTTCCCTCAACAAGTAGCAACGAAGAAGTATATATTCCGGTTATGAATCAGGTTCGAGCTTATGATTAG